The Penaeus chinensis breed Huanghai No. 1 chromosome 36, ASM1920278v2, whole genome shotgun sequence genome includes a region encoding these proteins:
- the LOC125044658 gene encoding intracellular protein transport protein USO1-like isoform X4, with protein MSKLFPMFKKKGRGKEEEIEDETKKKKRGKTGKGKEEIISSALPSLSPSFSKSGKKKKKEKDAKQKELSFGKENLFVADMEELQNREFYIGDDGSVKTGPRLEVTSFDVSFEEEVIGIPRGKGSVTDGDLEIDVQIDEESVVSLNRDDSASEESGSRLDYEDGDISGKSFNVVGGFSEDVFEASTDLFKDSNVPDEEEAGEEILANISGSSENTDLMFTSHCEEQSPDAKHEEKEDSGISIKDLSPPELDRSGSSENLSAERYAMNGNSEAAATRNIENGELPDMEDTKGTNEDTVSVSACSAVKEDQSVVVISNSEETQEASPSLILPQKESDPDGNNSGETVTPEAEDEHTKDDQSLLSSQDSDEDFDSAQEDWDEADGGEQKEINPEGHKSGLLDGSVVEDQSNHEIKLAEQGKSSSAGLLLNESVNSAMIHRIEESENVRDIQREISSGSSQFEDASFIQENADAVGINTVVEAYNDDVTIDSKGVERRNSLSKEKLVRKLSGISTTSSDAFNEELDELLDEELDRLSEEEEGLESEDSQSLKTCQSSLGEVLASSQDASLSEDICRAGEEDLKVEVELPGDSPVVPETPDIPEKRIEDSEIKTEVIDIDVKDGKAEIYDLSPESSTSLKNSASSPDIAKTSLLNPDEGTELVKDSGYYSLPVSPKPGIDLRENKDNASVANKGDDSFVDSEEEGMVTPPSETTLVKDDSSKQKEGEDCVDDKLPQNGSTHDESTLLYQSCLESNEAEDTEKIEKVTDSNNDMHSETEISEHSNNSSTSKAKNLELHIPKDVTTEFKEEINSPSLGTPTKNRLKSPIPENTPLKADSGSLTSPDPVGDRFLAVAVCQSHDEAEARLAQRRAARAEARELRLRELEKQQQDQENEEEKQFGTPAFAEAEEDEEEDDDDEEESQEPSPRAAAPTRTPLSRTGALSSAGQFSRRSSEDSTTDDSALPANVREMRAELKELDEKFRKAMITNAQLDNEKATLTFEVELMKDKYTELEETHTQLSKEHRKKCTEYEQLKKVATKLQEEVKALRALLQERDALIQEYGLVVVGEEENGEAEIPAKDEDDEFADMDDLTPRKIAVKKALLSQEAAELLSKGAAQDSLDIRLKKFGEEKKELEDQVRRLKLELEEEKNKNRRRKENGLDYDRQSGKAGCSLDSI; from the exons ATGAGCAAGTTATTTCCAATGTtcaagaagaaggggagggggaaggaagaggagatagaggatgagacaaagaagaagaagagaggtaagacagggaagggaaaagaggagattaTCAGTTCCGCTCTTCCATCcctgtccccctctttctccaaatcaggtaagaagaagaagaaggagaaagatgcaaAGCAGAAAGAATTGTCGTTTGGGAAGGAGAATCTCTTTGTGGCGGACATGGAGGAACTGCAGAACAGAGAGTTCTATATTGGCGACGATGGTTCTGTGAAAACGGGGCCCAGGCTGGAAGTGACAAGTTTTGACGTGTCCTTTGAAGAGGAAGTCATTGGCATCCCAAGAGGAAAAGGCAGTGTCACAGACGGGGACCTGGAAATCGATGTCCAAATTGATGAGGAGAGTGTGGTCAGCTTAAACAGGGATGACAGTGCATCTGAAGAGAGTGGAAGTAGATTGGATTACGAGGATGGTGATATTTCCGGAAAAAGTTTTAATGTTGTTGGGGGGTTCTCTGAGGACGTTTTTGAGGCAAGCACAGACTTGTTTAAAGATTCTAATGTACCTGACGAGGAAGAAGCCGGTGAGGAAATTCTGGCAAATATCAGTGGATCATCTGAAAACACAGACCTTATGTTTACTAGTCATTGTGAGGAACAAAGTCCTGATGcgaaacacgaagaaaaagaagattcgGGCATTAGCATAAAGGATCTCTCCCCTCCAGAGCTGGACAGAAGTGGTTCATCAGAGAACTTATCTGCTGAGAGATATGCTATGAATGGAAATTCAGAAGCAGCAGCAACTCGTAACATTGAAAATGGAGAATTGCCTGATATGGAGGACACAAAAGGGACTAATGAGGATACCGTTAGTGTTAGTGCTTGTTCTGCTGTGAAGGAAGATCAGTCAGTGGTTGTGATCTCAAATAGTGAAGAAACTCAGGAAGCAAGTCCATCTCTAATTTTGCCTCAAAAGGAAAGTGACCCAGATGGAAATAACAGTGGGGAGACAGTAACACCAGAGGCAGAGGATGAACACACCAAGGATGACCAAAGCCTGTTGAGCAGCCAGGATAGTGATGAAGACTTTGATTCAGCTCAGGAAGATTGGGATGAAGCAGACGGTGGGGAACAGAAAGAGATTAATCCTGAAGGGCATAAATCAGGTTTGTTGGATGGCAGTGTAGTCGAAGATCAGAGTAACCATGAAATTAAATTAGCTGAGCAAGGTAAATCATCATCAGCTGGTCTGCTCTTGAATGAATCGGTTAATAGTGCCATGATACATAGGATTGAGGAGAGTGAAAATGTTAGGGATATACAAAGGGAAATTAGCAGTGGTTCTTCCCAATTTGAAGATGCATCTTTTATTCAGGAGAATGCAGATGCTGTTGGTATTAATACAGTGGTTGAGGCCTATAATGATGATGTCACAATTGACTCTAAGGGAGTTGAAAGAAGGAATTCCCTATCAAAGGAAAAGCTTGTTCGAAAATTGTCTGGCATATCAACAACCTCTAGTGATGCCTTCAATGAGGAGTTAGATGAGCTTTTGGATGAAGAACTGGACAGATtgtcagaggaggaggaaggattagAGTCAGAGGACAGCCAGTCCCTGAAGACATGCCAGTCATCATTAGGAGAGGTCCTTGCAAGTAGCCAAGATGCCAGTCTTTCTGAGGATATTTGTAGAGCAGGTGAAGAAGACCTTAAAGTTGAGGTTGAGTTGCCAGGAGATTCTCCAGTTGTTCCTGAGACACCTGACATACCCGAGAAAAGGATAGAAGATAGTGAAATCAAAACAGAAGTAATTGACATTGATGTCAAAGATGGAAAAGCAGAGATCTATGACTTATCACCTGAAAGCAGTACTAGCTTGAAGAACAGTGCCAGTTCACCAGACATAGCCAAGACCTCACTTCTAAACCCTGATGAAGGAACAGAGTTAGTGAAGGACAGTGGTTATTATAGCCTCCCTGTATCACCAAAGCCTGGGATAGACCTGcgtgagaataaggataatgccaGTGTGGCCAACAAGGGTGATGATTCTTTTGTTGATAGTGAGGAAGAGGGCATGGTCACCCCTCCCAGTGAAACAACATTGGTGAAAGATGATTCTTCAAAACAAAAGGAAGGTGAGGATTGTGTGGATGATAAACTGCCTCAGAATGGGTCAACCCATGATGAGTCAACTCTTCTATATCAGTCTTGTCTTGAAAGCAATGAAGCTGAAGATACTGAAAAGATAGAGAAGGTAACAGATAGCAACAATGACATGCATAGTGAAACTGAAATTTCAGAGCATTCCAACAACTCAAGTACAAGTAAAGCCAAAAATCTTGAGCTTCATATTCCAAAGGATGTAACCACAGAGTTTAAAGAGGAAATTAATTCTCCAAGTTTGGGAACACCAACCAAAAATAGACTGAAATCTCCAATTCCTGAAAATACACCACTGAAGGCAGACAGTGGTTCTCTGACAAGTCCTGATCCTGTTGGAGACAGGTTCTTGGCAGTAGCTGTTTGCCAATCACATGATGAA GCCGAGGCGCGGCTAGCCCAACGACGAGCAGCACGTGCGGAAGCGAGAGAACTCAGACTACGAGAACTCGAAAAGCAGCAGCAGGaccaagaaaatgaagaggaaaagcaaTTCGGAACCCCTGCGTTTGCAG AGgccgaggaagatgaagaggaggatgatgatgatgaggaggaatccCAAG AGCCTTCACCTAGAGCGGCTGCCCCCACCCGGACGCCGCTCAGTCGCACAGGGGCACTCAGCAGCGCGGGGCAGTTCTCCAGAAGGTCATCAGAGGACTCCACCACTGATGACTCCGCACTCCCGGCCAacgtgagggagatgagg GCCGAATTGAAAGAATTAGACGAAAAATTCCGCAAGGCTATGATAACTAATGCCCAGTTAGATAATGAAAAAGCGACTCTAACATTTGAAGTAGAACTAATGAAGGATAAGTATACTGAGCTtgaagaaacacatacacagttatcG AAAGAGCATAGGAAGAAGTGTACTGAATATGAACAACTTAAGAAAGTAGCAACAAAGTTACAAGAAGAAGTTAAAGCTCTTCGGGCTTTGTTACAAGAAAGAGATGCGTTAATACAG GAATACGGCttggtggtggttggtgaggaagagaatggagaagcgGAAATTCCCGCCAAGGATGAAGACGATGAGTTTGCTGATATGGATGACCTCACACCTAGGAAAATTGCAGTGAAGAAGGCGCTGCTTTCTCAGGAAGCAGCCGAATTGCTCAGCAAAGGGGCTGCTCAGGATTCATTAG ATATTAGGCTAAAGAAGTTTggcgaagagaagaaggaacTAGAAGACCAAGTTAGAAGATTGAAGCTCGAActtgaggaggaaaagaataagaacagaagaagaaaagaaaacggtttAGACTATGACAGGCAAA GTGGCAAGGCTGGATGCTCTCTCGACTCGATATAG
- the LOC125044658 gene encoding protein Daple-like isoform X2, whose protein sequence is MSKLFPMFKKKGRGKEEEIEDETKKKKRGKTGKGKEEIISSALPSLSPSFSKSGKKKKKEKDAKQKELSFGKENLFVADMEELQNREFYIGDDGSVKTGPRLEVTSFDVSFEEEVIGIPRGKGSVTDGDLEIDVQIDEESVVSLNRDDSASEESGSRLDYEDGDISGKSFNVVGGFSEDVFEASTDLFKDSNVPDEEEAGEEILANISGSSENTDLMFTSHCEEQSPDAKHEEKEDSGISIKDLSPPELDRSGSSENLSAERYAMNGNSEAAATRNIENGELPDMEDTKGTNEDTVSVSACSAVKEDQSVVVISNSEETQEASPSLILPQKESDPDGNNSGETVTPEAEDEHTKDDQSLLSSQDSDEDFDSAQEDWDEADGGEQKEINPEGHKSGLLDGSVVEDQSNHEIKLAEQGKSSSAGLLLNESVNSAMIHRIEESENVRDIQREISSGSSQFEDASFIQENADAVGINTVVEAYNDDVTIDSKGVERRNSLSKEKLVRKLSGISTTSSDAFNEELDELLDEELDRLSEEEEGLESEDSQSLKTCQSSLGEVLASSQDASLSEDICRAGEEDLKVEVELPGDSPVVPETPDIPEKRIEDSEIKTEVIDIDVKDGKAEIYDLSPESSTSLKNSASSPDIAKTSLLNPDEGTELVKDSGYYSLPVSPKPGIDLRENKDNASVANKGDDSFVDSEEEGMVTPPSETTLVKDDSSKQKEGEDCVDDKLPQNGSTHDESTLLYQSCLESNEAEDTEKIEKVTDSNNDMHSETEISEHSNNSSTSKAKNLELHIPKDVTTEFKEEINSPSLGTPTKNRLKSPIPENTPLKADSGSLTSPDPVGDRFLAVAVCQSHDEAEARLAQRRAARAEARELRLRELEKQQQDQENEEEKQFGTPAFAEAEEDEEEDDDDEEESQEPSPRAAAPTRTPLSRTGALSSAGQFSRRSSEDSTTDDSALPANVREMRAELKELDEKFRKAMITNAQLDNEKATLTFEVELMKDKYTELEETHTQLSKEHRKKCTEYEQLKKVATKLQEEVKALRALLQERDALIQEYGLVVVGEEENGEAEIPAKDEDDEFADMDDLTPRKIAVKKALLSQEAAELLSKGAAQDSLDIRLKKFGEEKKELEDQVRRLKLELEEEKNKNRRRKENGLDYDRQKEQSKTVNEYKFRVQKAEAEVSTLQANVARLDALSTRYRTQSEELEKSEEELKSEKRKLQRELRELQQKYDELDSAKNFLQRQYDKMRHDRIGRF, encoded by the exons ATGAGCAAGTTATTTCCAATGTtcaagaagaaggggagggggaaggaagaggagatagaggatgagacaaagaagaagaagagaggtaagacagggaagggaaaagaggagattaTCAGTTCCGCTCTTCCATCcctgtccccctctttctccaaatcaggtaagaagaagaagaaggagaaagatgcaaAGCAGAAAGAATTGTCGTTTGGGAAGGAGAATCTCTTTGTGGCGGACATGGAGGAACTGCAGAACAGAGAGTTCTATATTGGCGACGATGGTTCTGTGAAAACGGGGCCCAGGCTGGAAGTGACAAGTTTTGACGTGTCCTTTGAAGAGGAAGTCATTGGCATCCCAAGAGGAAAAGGCAGTGTCACAGACGGGGACCTGGAAATCGATGTCCAAATTGATGAGGAGAGTGTGGTCAGCTTAAACAGGGATGACAGTGCATCTGAAGAGAGTGGAAGTAGATTGGATTACGAGGATGGTGATATTTCCGGAAAAAGTTTTAATGTTGTTGGGGGGTTCTCTGAGGACGTTTTTGAGGCAAGCACAGACTTGTTTAAAGATTCTAATGTACCTGACGAGGAAGAAGCCGGTGAGGAAATTCTGGCAAATATCAGTGGATCATCTGAAAACACAGACCTTATGTTTACTAGTCATTGTGAGGAACAAAGTCCTGATGcgaaacacgaagaaaaagaagattcgGGCATTAGCATAAAGGATCTCTCCCCTCCAGAGCTGGACAGAAGTGGTTCATCAGAGAACTTATCTGCTGAGAGATATGCTATGAATGGAAATTCAGAAGCAGCAGCAACTCGTAACATTGAAAATGGAGAATTGCCTGATATGGAGGACACAAAAGGGACTAATGAGGATACCGTTAGTGTTAGTGCTTGTTCTGCTGTGAAGGAAGATCAGTCAGTGGTTGTGATCTCAAATAGTGAAGAAACTCAGGAAGCAAGTCCATCTCTAATTTTGCCTCAAAAGGAAAGTGACCCAGATGGAAATAACAGTGGGGAGACAGTAACACCAGAGGCAGAGGATGAACACACCAAGGATGACCAAAGCCTGTTGAGCAGCCAGGATAGTGATGAAGACTTTGATTCAGCTCAGGAAGATTGGGATGAAGCAGACGGTGGGGAACAGAAAGAGATTAATCCTGAAGGGCATAAATCAGGTTTGTTGGATGGCAGTGTAGTCGAAGATCAGAGTAACCATGAAATTAAATTAGCTGAGCAAGGTAAATCATCATCAGCTGGTCTGCTCTTGAATGAATCGGTTAATAGTGCCATGATACATAGGATTGAGGAGAGTGAAAATGTTAGGGATATACAAAGGGAAATTAGCAGTGGTTCTTCCCAATTTGAAGATGCATCTTTTATTCAGGAGAATGCAGATGCTGTTGGTATTAATACAGTGGTTGAGGCCTATAATGATGATGTCACAATTGACTCTAAGGGAGTTGAAAGAAGGAATTCCCTATCAAAGGAAAAGCTTGTTCGAAAATTGTCTGGCATATCAACAACCTCTAGTGATGCCTTCAATGAGGAGTTAGATGAGCTTTTGGATGAAGAACTGGACAGATtgtcagaggaggaggaaggattagAGTCAGAGGACAGCCAGTCCCTGAAGACATGCCAGTCATCATTAGGAGAGGTCCTTGCAAGTAGCCAAGATGCCAGTCTTTCTGAGGATATTTGTAGAGCAGGTGAAGAAGACCTTAAAGTTGAGGTTGAGTTGCCAGGAGATTCTCCAGTTGTTCCTGAGACACCTGACATACCCGAGAAAAGGATAGAAGATAGTGAAATCAAAACAGAAGTAATTGACATTGATGTCAAAGATGGAAAAGCAGAGATCTATGACTTATCACCTGAAAGCAGTACTAGCTTGAAGAACAGTGCCAGTTCACCAGACATAGCCAAGACCTCACTTCTAAACCCTGATGAAGGAACAGAGTTAGTGAAGGACAGTGGTTATTATAGCCTCCCTGTATCACCAAAGCCTGGGATAGACCTGcgtgagaataaggataatgccaGTGTGGCCAACAAGGGTGATGATTCTTTTGTTGATAGTGAGGAAGAGGGCATGGTCACCCCTCCCAGTGAAACAACATTGGTGAAAGATGATTCTTCAAAACAAAAGGAAGGTGAGGATTGTGTGGATGATAAACTGCCTCAGAATGGGTCAACCCATGATGAGTCAACTCTTCTATATCAGTCTTGTCTTGAAAGCAATGAAGCTGAAGATACTGAAAAGATAGAGAAGGTAACAGATAGCAACAATGACATGCATAGTGAAACTGAAATTTCAGAGCATTCCAACAACTCAAGTACAAGTAAAGCCAAAAATCTTGAGCTTCATATTCCAAAGGATGTAACCACAGAGTTTAAAGAGGAAATTAATTCTCCAAGTTTGGGAACACCAACCAAAAATAGACTGAAATCTCCAATTCCTGAAAATACACCACTGAAGGCAGACAGTGGTTCTCTGACAAGTCCTGATCCTGTTGGAGACAGGTTCTTGGCAGTAGCTGTTTGCCAATCACATGATGAA GCCGAGGCGCGGCTAGCCCAACGACGAGCAGCACGTGCGGAAGCGAGAGAACTCAGACTACGAGAACTCGAAAAGCAGCAGCAGGaccaagaaaatgaagaggaaaagcaaTTCGGAACCCCTGCGTTTGCAG AGgccgaggaagatgaagaggaggatgatgatgatgaggaggaatccCAAG AGCCTTCACCTAGAGCGGCTGCCCCCACCCGGACGCCGCTCAGTCGCACAGGGGCACTCAGCAGCGCGGGGCAGTTCTCCAGAAGGTCATCAGAGGACTCCACCACTGATGACTCCGCACTCCCGGCCAacgtgagggagatgagg GCCGAATTGAAAGAATTAGACGAAAAATTCCGCAAGGCTATGATAACTAATGCCCAGTTAGATAATGAAAAAGCGACTCTAACATTTGAAGTAGAACTAATGAAGGATAAGTATACTGAGCTtgaagaaacacatacacagttatcG AAAGAGCATAGGAAGAAGTGTACTGAATATGAACAACTTAAGAAAGTAGCAACAAAGTTACAAGAAGAAGTTAAAGCTCTTCGGGCTTTGTTACAAGAAAGAGATGCGTTAATACAG GAATACGGCttggtggtggttggtgaggaagagaatggagaagcgGAAATTCCCGCCAAGGATGAAGACGATGAGTTTGCTGATATGGATGACCTCACACCTAGGAAAATTGCAGTGAAGAAGGCGCTGCTTTCTCAGGAAGCAGCCGAATTGCTCAGCAAAGGGGCTGCTCAGGATTCATTAG ATATTAGGCTAAAGAAGTTTggcgaagagaagaaggaacTAGAAGACCAAGTTAGAAGATTGAAGCTCGAActtgaggaggaaaagaataagaacagaagaagaaaagaaaacggtttAGACTATGACAGGCAAA AGGAACAAAGCAAAACTGTAAACGAATATAAGTTTAGAGTGCAGAAGGCAGAAGCTGAAGTGTCTACTTTACAGGCTAAC GTGGCAAGGCTGGATGCTCTCTCGACTCGATATAGGACCCAATCGGAAGAActagagaagagtgaagaggaacTAAAATCTGAAAAACGAAAATTACAACGGGAG CTGCGAGAATTACAACAAAAATACGATGAACTGGATTCTGCGAAGAATTTCCTCCAGAGGCAGTATGATAAAATGAGGCACGACAGAATTGGCCGATT cTAA